One genomic region from Tripterygium wilfordii isolate XIE 37 chromosome 20, ASM1340144v1, whole genome shotgun sequence encodes:
- the LOC119986800 gene encoding RING-H2 finger protein ATL79-like, with protein sequence MRPELDTVAAPLPPCAPHSSSCRWWPYSNSNDFEANGALILIIIFTALISALVLSIKIRCFLHRGRELNRTEQDRGKPDMEAMEAAIVVAPTMVFSPEMKLAGTEAECAICLSEFVEGEGIQVLGRCKHGFHVQCIQKWLSFHSSCPTCRRSCLASSSPSAEGTETCCPENGANTQIQIHSGAR encoded by the coding sequence ATGCGGCCAGAGCTGGATACAGTAGCAGCTCCATTGCCACCATGTGCTCCTCACAGCAGCTCCTGCAGGTGGTGGCCTTATTCCAACTCCAATGATTTTGAAGCCAATGGAGCATTGATCCTCATCATTATATTCACAGCACTGATAAGTGCTCTGGTTCTCAGTATAAAAATCCGCTGCTTCTTGCATCGTGGCAGGGAGCTTAACAGAACAGAACAAGATAGGGGAAAACCAGACATGGAGGCTATGGAAGCAGCCATAGTGGTGGCTCCAACAATGGTGTTTTCACCTGAGATGAAGTTGGCAGGGACAGAGGCAGAGTGTGCTATTTGCTTGTCAGAGTTTGTGGAAGGTGAGGGGATACAGGTTTTGGGAAGGTGTAAGCATGGTTTCCATGTGCAATGTATTCAGAAATGGTTGTCTTTCCACTCTTCCTGTCCCACTTGTCGCCGGAGTTGTCTAGCCTCCTCTTCTCCATCTGCAGAAGGAACTGAGACCTGCTGCCCTGAAAATGGTGCCAATACCCAGATACAGATACACAGTGGTGCCAGATAG